A window from Sphingobacterium hotanense encodes these proteins:
- a CDS encoding zinc-binding metallopeptidase, which translates to MKRNNITQYLIPLLLLLLAACGKEEKIKDTPILGLGGDTWVSGPIDDWLKKEFLDPYNIEVKYRWDPYELNYVKSIVPIREEKIQPSMSSVREIWIKPYVKVAGESFIKKYAPKQFVLAGSAEWNNDGTIVLGQAEGGRKIVLLLLNKFDPKDRPQVERMLHTMHHEFAHILHQTKLYPLEWKALNPEWYTATWFNNTDEIAHQQGLISAYAKANADEDFVETVSFLLVYGQAHFDSVVNKENVPAKAKAILRKKESMVVDYFTKQYQIDFRALQRETQSALAAFLAE; encoded by the coding sequence ATGAAAAGAAATAACATCACTCAATATTTAATACCTCTTTTATTGTTGCTTTTGGCCGCTTGTGGCAAAGAAGAAAAGATAAAGGACACTCCAATACTAGGTCTAGGAGGGGATACCTGGGTTAGTGGTCCAATTGATGATTGGTTGAAGAAGGAATTTCTTGATCCTTACAACATCGAAGTAAAGTATCGCTGGGATCCATATGAGTTGAATTATGTAAAGAGTATCGTCCCTATTCGGGAAGAGAAGATTCAACCCTCTATGTCGTCCGTTCGCGAAATATGGATTAAGCCCTATGTCAAAGTAGCGGGAGAATCTTTCATCAAGAAATATGCACCGAAGCAGTTCGTACTAGCTGGCAGTGCGGAATGGAACAATGATGGAACAATCGTGTTAGGTCAAGCTGAAGGCGGCAGGAAGATCGTCTTGCTCCTTTTAAACAAATTTGATCCTAAGGACAGACCGCAAGTTGAGCGTATGCTGCATACTATGCATCATGAATTTGCTCATATCCTACATCAAACAAAGTTGTATCCGTTAGAATGGAAGGCCCTGAATCCGGAATGGTATACAGCGACATGGTTTAATAATACGGATGAAATTGCGCATCAACAAGGCCTGATATCCGCTTATGCGAAGGCGAATGCTGACGAGGATTTTGTTGAAACTGTCTCGTTTTTATTGGTATACGGACAAGCTCACTTTGATTCGGTGGTCAATAAAGAGAATGTTCCGGCAAAAGCCAAAGCGATTCTTAGAAAGAAGGAGTCGATGGTTGTCGATTATTTCACTAAGCAATATCAAATTGACTTTAGGGCATTACAGCGAGAGACACAATCAGCATTGGCAGCCTTTCTTGCAGAGTAA
- a CDS encoding RagB/SusD family nutrient uptake outer membrane protein, producing MKTINKIIIPSAILFLGLLPSCNKFLDVNPDMRTEINSVEKVAELLATAYPQANYISFTEGMSDNAGDKGAGTVEIVNSAPYRFEDVADINMDSPTYYWNAAYAAIAAANHALEAIQKAGDDPAYIPYKGEALVARAYAHFMLVNFFAQPYDATNAAANPGIPYVTEVGKVVIGKYERSTVAETYNKIEKDLLEGLPLLDNAAYKKAPKYHFTVAAAHAFATRFYLFKKDYQKTIEHANQVFVGGDIASSLRAINSEAYRSFQYYELQAQYTRADNPANLLMAEAPSIWGRFYPVYRYSLTTDIMNELFTTSNVTDGSWAYNIYGRETSLNIPKFREHFVRQTLNAEIGTPYNIIPLFTAEEVLFNRAEAYAELAKYDNAIQDLNDFASKRIIHSPSIPIYVPELHSITDRNLLEFYKTADLKRAIVQCVLDFKRVDFIFEGQRWFDIIRHKLPVTHRTTDNEILILGVNDPMRVFQIPQEAQSSGLALNPR from the coding sequence ATGAAAACTATAAATAAGATTATTATCCCATCTGCGATTTTATTCCTAGGTCTTTTACCGTCATGTAATAAGTTCCTAGATGTAAATCCTGATATGCGAACCGAAATTAATTCGGTGGAAAAAGTCGCTGAACTTCTGGCGACAGCATATCCGCAAGCAAACTATATCAGTTTTACGGAGGGGATGTCGGATAATGCAGGCGATAAAGGAGCAGGAACAGTGGAAATCGTAAATTCAGCGCCTTATCGATTTGAAGATGTCGCGGATATCAATATGGATTCGCCAACTTATTATTGGAATGCAGCTTATGCTGCTATTGCTGCCGCAAATCATGCGTTAGAGGCTATTCAAAAAGCGGGTGATGATCCTGCATATATACCCTACAAGGGTGAGGCTTTAGTCGCTAGAGCTTATGCGCACTTTATGTTGGTCAATTTCTTTGCACAACCATACGACGCAACAAATGCTGCAGCCAATCCGGGGATACCCTATGTTACGGAAGTGGGCAAAGTGGTCATTGGCAAATATGAACGTAGCACTGTCGCTGAAACCTACAATAAGATCGAAAAAGATCTGTTAGAAGGGTTGCCGCTATTAGATAATGCCGCTTATAAGAAAGCTCCAAAATATCATTTTACCGTTGCGGCTGCACATGCTTTTGCTACGCGTTTTTACTTGTTTAAAAAAGACTATCAGAAGACTATTGAGCATGCAAACCAAGTCTTCGTGGGGGGCGATATAGCATCCAGTCTTCGTGCTATCAATTCGGAAGCTTACCGTTCATTTCAATACTATGAGCTACAAGCTCAATATACACGAGCAGACAATCCAGCGAATTTATTGATGGCAGAAGCCCCTTCTATTTGGGGAAGGTTTTATCCCGTATATCGTTATAGCCTGACGACTGATATCATGAATGAGCTTTTCACGACGTCCAATGTCACTGACGGTTCGTGGGCATATAATATCTACGGAAGAGAAACGAGCCTAAATATCCCTAAGTTTAGGGAACACTTCGTTCGCCAGACGTTGAACGCTGAAATCGGAACGCCATACAATATTATTCCATTGTTTACTGCAGAGGAGGTGTTGTTCAATAGAGCGGAGGCATATGCCGAATTAGCAAAATATGATAATGCCATACAAGACTTAAATGATTTCGCGTCCAAGCGCATTATACATAGTCCTTCGATTCCGATATATGTTCCAGAATTGCACAGTATTACAGACCGGAACCTGTTGGAATTTTACAAAACGGCAGATTTGAAGCGTGCGATCGTACAGTGTGTGTTAGATTTCAAACGCGTAGATTTTATTTTTGAAGGACAACGCTGGTTTGATATTATTCGTCACAAATTACCGGTTACCCATAGGACTACGGACAATGAGATACTCATCTTGGGAGTTAATGATCCGATGCGCGTGTTCCAGATTCCGCAGGAAGCACAAAGTTCTGGTTTAGCCTTAAATCCTCGCTAA
- a CDS encoding SusC/RagA family TonB-linked outer membrane protein, which yields MNKSDWKWDTQFNFGYNKAKITNLRNEPNIWSLVNTDGGAMVGYPQRGLFSLDYRGLDQKQGMPKFINEKGEESPEVFLQDLNTSHLVYGGSIDPLLTGGFFNGFQYKNIRLTALVTFSTGNVVRLRPAFRSSYTELDATPDEFLNRWLMYGDDAEPSILDRRENSDIIGSYPYNNYNYSTRRVAKGDFIRLKQVMLSYNLPQNLLKTSTLKSASLSLVANNLWLIYSDKDLNGQDPEFFGSGGVAMPIPRQFTLSLKLGI from the coding sequence TTGAATAAATCGGATTGGAAATGGGATACACAATTTAATTTCGGATATAATAAAGCGAAAATTACGAACCTACGTAATGAGCCCAATATTTGGTCACTCGTAAATACAGACGGTGGCGCCATGGTGGGGTATCCGCAGCGAGGCTTGTTTTCATTAGATTATAGAGGACTTGATCAAAAACAGGGGATGCCTAAATTCATCAATGAAAAGGGAGAGGAGTCTCCAGAGGTCTTTTTACAAGATCTAAATACTTCACATCTCGTTTATGGAGGTTCTATCGATCCACTGCTAACCGGTGGTTTCTTCAACGGATTCCAATATAAGAATATTCGGCTTACAGCATTAGTGACCTTCAGTACAGGGAATGTTGTGCGTCTTAGACCAGCGTTCAGAAGCTCATATACAGAGTTGGATGCGACGCCCGACGAGTTCTTGAATCGATGGCTAATGTATGGTGATGACGCGGAACCTTCCATACTCGACCGACGTGAGAACTCCGATATCATCGGTTCTTATCCGTATAATAACTACAATTATTCCACCCGTCGGGTTGCTAAGGGTGACTTTATTCGCTTGAAGCAAGTGATGCTCTCATACAATTTGCCGCAGAATTTACTCAAAACATCGACATTGAAATCAGCGTCGTTGAGCTTGGTCGCAAATAATCTTTGGTTGATTTACTCGGATAAAGATTTGAATGGACAGGATCCTGAGTTCTTTGGCTCTGGCGGTGTGGCAATGCCTATCCCTCGTCAATTTACGCTATCACTTAAACTAGGAATTTAG
- a CDS encoding SusC/RagA family TonB-linked outer membrane protein, producing MDLFLIFNKAKSLWITTFSSMLILFLLSSAEANSVGSIDFQRTIKGEVRDQGGKPLSGASVIIKGTSQGVSTDSEGKFTLQVPAGAVLQIRLLGYEGQDITVGARDFISVNMKATSTVLDDVVVTGYQVVSKRQFTGASTKINTEDVRRDGIADVSRMLEGQVAGVSVQNVSGTFGAAPKIRVRGATSISGDNKPLWVVDGMILEDIVNISNEQLSTGDPATLIGSSVAGLNPDDIESFEILKDAAATSLYGARAMNGVIVITTKKGRVGTPLVSYTGNFSTYLKPSYSQFNIMNSHDQMSMYAEMQRKGWLNYGQTSRFANGGVFIKMADLINQYNESNGQFGLKNDPASRRAFLERYANANTDWFDVLFDNSLMQEHALSVSMGTEKGQLYVSTSYLNDNGWSKADAVQRYTGNVRATFTPSKRLNFGIIAQGSIRDQNAPGTLGRTSNQVTGSFDRDFDINPFSYALNTSRVLTAYDEKGNLEYFRRNFAPFNILNELEYNNIKLNFIDFKMQGDLRYNILNNLKFSFEGAYRYAVTNQEHNIHENSNIPNAYRADADATIRESNRFLYRDPDNPEAEPIVILPYGGFYNTDDVNMVSYNLRNSLDYNVKLAEDHKLNSYAFMELRSADRKFKVFNGYGYQFDKGGVPYVDPKFLKMMVEANANYFEMSKRKERFLAYGLNSRYTFKDRYNVAGTVRYDGSNLMGRTNTARWLPTWNLSASWNIDGEEFFQRQSFINTATLRASYGLTASSGPATNSSVVLRNRAANRPYLTERESVIGIANVENSELTWEKMYKANIGFDMAMWNNRLTLTMDYYDHDSYDLIGRIRTGGIDGEALKLANYADMEAYGVEGP from the coding sequence ATGGATTTATTTTTAATTTTTAACAAAGCGAAGTCGTTATGGATAACAACATTTTCTTCCATGTTGATTTTATTCCTACTATCTAGCGCTGAGGCGAATAGCGTGGGTTCCATAGACTTCCAACGAACCATTAAAGGGGAAGTGCGCGATCAGGGCGGTAAACCATTATCGGGAGCTTCAGTGATAATCAAAGGCACTTCACAGGGGGTGTCAACCGATTCCGAGGGGAAGTTTACACTACAGGTTCCTGCGGGCGCAGTTCTTCAGATTCGATTATTAGGCTACGAAGGACAGGATATCACCGTTGGTGCACGTGATTTTATTAGCGTCAATATGAAGGCTACAAGTACGGTTCTTGATGATGTTGTAGTTACGGGCTATCAGGTGGTAAGTAAGCGACAATTCACTGGCGCTTCTACGAAGATTAACACCGAGGATGTCCGTCGCGACGGTATTGCCGATGTCAGCCGGATGTTAGAAGGACAAGTTGCAGGTGTTTCGGTTCAGAATGTATCGGGGACATTCGGAGCTGCTCCTAAAATAAGGGTTCGGGGTGCGACTTCCATCAGCGGGGACAACAAGCCTTTATGGGTTGTAGATGGGATGATCCTGGAGGATATTGTCAATATTTCTAACGAGCAGTTGTCAACGGGCGACCCGGCGACCCTAATCGGATCGTCTGTAGCAGGATTAAATCCTGACGATATTGAGAGCTTCGAAATATTAAAAGATGCCGCTGCGACATCTCTATATGGCGCTCGTGCAATGAACGGGGTTATCGTCATTACGACCAAAAAAGGTAGGGTTGGAACACCTTTAGTTTCCTATACTGGAAATTTCTCAACCTATCTCAAACCTTCTTACAGTCAGTTTAATATTATGAATTCCCACGATCAGATGTCGATGTATGCGGAAATGCAACGTAAAGGATGGCTGAATTATGGGCAAACGTCTCGATTTGCCAATGGTGGTGTATTCATTAAGATGGCAGATCTGATCAATCAATATAACGAGTCGAACGGGCAATTTGGGTTGAAGAATGATCCAGCAAGTAGACGTGCTTTTCTAGAGCGCTATGCGAACGCTAATACGGATTGGTTCGACGTGTTGTTCGATAATTCGCTAATGCAAGAGCATGCATTAAGCGTGTCTATGGGTACAGAAAAAGGCCAGTTGTATGTCTCTACAAGTTATTTGAACGATAATGGCTGGAGTAAAGCAGACGCGGTACAACGTTATACGGGGAATGTGCGGGCGACTTTTACACCAAGCAAGCGCCTTAACTTTGGAATTATCGCGCAGGGATCGATTCGTGATCAAAATGCACCGGGAACCTTAGGACGGACAAGTAACCAGGTTACTGGAAGCTTTGATCGTGATTTTGATATTAATCCCTTCAGCTATGCCCTAAATACCAGCAGGGTGCTTACAGCCTATGATGAAAAGGGAAACCTCGAGTATTTTAGACGGAATTTCGCACCCTTCAATATTCTCAATGAATTGGAATACAATAATATCAAACTGAATTTTATTGATTTCAAAATGCAGGGTGATTTGCGATATAATATTCTAAACAACCTTAAGTTTTCTTTTGAAGGAGCATATCGATATGCGGTTACCAATCAGGAGCATAACATCCACGAAAACTCGAATATCCCAAATGCATATCGAGCAGATGCGGATGCGACAATTCGAGAATCGAACAGGTTTCTTTATCGTGATCCTGATAATCCGGAAGCTGAACCTATTGTTATTCTCCCTTACGGAGGATTCTATAATACAGACGATGTTAATATGGTTAGTTACAATCTTCGGAATTCCTTGGATTACAATGTAAAACTCGCGGAGGATCATAAGCTGAATTCTTATGCATTTATGGAGCTCCGTTCTGCTGATAGAAAGTTTAAGGTTTTCAACGGATATGGCTATCAATTTGATAAGGGCGGTGTACCGTATGTGGATCCTAAATTTCTGAAAATGATGGTTGAAGCGAATGCGAATTATTTTGAAATGTCCAAGCGTAAGGAGCGTTTTCTAGCCTACGGTTTGAATTCTCGGTATACTTTTAAAGATCGATACAACGTGGCGGGAACTGTTCGCTATGATGGTTCCAACTTAATGGGGCGCACGAATACAGCGCGTTGGTTACCGACTTGGAACCTGAGTGCTTCCTGGAACATCGATGGTGAGGAGTTTTTCCAAAGGCAAAGCTTTATCAATACGGCGACCCTTCGGGCGAGTTATGGATTGACAGCTAGTAGCGGACCTGCTACTAATTCGAGCGTTGTATTGCGTAATCGAGCAGCCAATAGACCTTACTTAACCGAAAGAGAGTCTGTTATCGGGATAGCTAATGTCGAGAACTCAGAGTTGACTTGGGAGAAGATGTACAAGGCTAATATCGGGTTTGATATGGCCATGTGGAATAATAGACTGACACTAACGATGGACTATTATGACCACGATAGCTACGATCTGATTGGACGTATTCGGACCGGCGGTATTGATGGGGAAGCTTTGAAGTTAGCAAACTATGCTGACATGGAAGCCTATGGTGTTGAAGGTCCTTAG
- a CDS encoding ABC-F family ATP-binding cassette domain-containing protein, with translation MINVSNLSLRYGKRVLFEDVNLKFTPGNCYGIIGANGAGKSTFLKIISGEVDPSTGSVSFTPGERMSVLNQNHYAFDEFPVIQTVMMGNQELFKVMKEKDEIYMKDPFTDADGERAGELESLFAEMDGWNAESNAATLLSNLGIKEDLHYKQVKELDGNEKVRVLLAQALFGNPDILILDEPTNDLDINTIAWLEDFLASYEAIVLVVSHDRHFLDAVCTHIVDIDFSKMSIYSGNYTFWYESSQLALKQRADQNKKMEDKVKELQEFIRRFSANASKSKQATSRKKALDKINIDEIKPSNRKYPAIMFNMMDREPGDQILNVEGLSKTKNGEVYFKDITFMMNKGDKIAVLAENNLVTSAFYDILTGRDQDYKGEFKWGVTITPADMPIDNAAFFDGKDENLVDWLRDYTTKPDADEQFIRGFLGKMLFSGEEVLKKCSVLSGGEKMRCMFSRMMLQGANFLIFDEPTNHLDLESITALNNGMNDFKGSMLFTSRDHELTQTVANRIIELTPNGIIDKLMSYDEYINSDAVKAQREQMYK, from the coding sequence ATGATTAATGTATCAAATTTATCTCTTCGCTATGGAAAACGTGTTCTATTCGAAGATGTCAACCTAAAGTTTACTCCCGGAAATTGTTACGGTATTATTGGTGCCAATGGTGCTGGTAAATCTACATTCCTAAAAATCATATCAGGAGAAGTAGATCCAAGCACTGGATCAGTTTCCTTTACACCAGGCGAGCGCATGTCAGTTCTTAACCAGAACCACTATGCATTCGATGAATTCCCTGTAATCCAAACTGTCATGATGGGTAATCAGGAACTATTCAAAGTCATGAAAGAAAAGGATGAAATCTATATGAAAGATCCTTTTACTGATGCCGACGGAGAGCGTGCGGGTGAGTTAGAGAGTTTATTTGCTGAAATGGATGGCTGGAACGCAGAAAGCAATGCAGCAACCCTATTGAGCAACTTAGGAATTAAAGAAGATCTTCACTATAAACAAGTCAAAGAATTAGATGGTAATGAAAAAGTTCGCGTGTTATTAGCACAAGCACTTTTCGGTAACCCAGATATCCTGATTCTGGATGAGCCTACCAACGACTTGGATATTAACACCATTGCATGGTTAGAAGATTTCCTTGCGTCTTATGAAGCAATCGTATTGGTCGTATCTCACGACCGTCACTTCCTAGATGCTGTATGTACGCACATTGTGGACATTGACTTCAGCAAGATGTCAATCTACTCTGGTAACTACACCTTCTGGTACGAGTCTTCTCAATTAGCATTGAAACAGCGTGCTGATCAGAACAAGAAAATGGAAGATAAGGTTAAAGAACTTCAGGAGTTTATCCGTCGTTTCTCGGCCAATGCTTCCAAATCTAAGCAAGCAACTTCTCGTAAGAAAGCTTTGGATAAGATCAATATCGATGAGATCAAGCCTTCAAACAGAAAATACCCTGCTATCATGTTCAACATGATGGATAGAGAGCCTGGAGATCAAATCCTGAATGTCGAAGGATTAAGCAAAACCAAAAACGGTGAAGTTTACTTCAAAGACATCACTTTTATGATGAATAAGGGTGATAAGATTGCTGTTCTAGCTGAAAACAACTTAGTGACCTCAGCATTCTACGATATCCTGACAGGGCGTGATCAAGACTATAAAGGTGAATTCAAATGGGGCGTAACAATTACGCCGGCAGATATGCCAATTGATAACGCAGCCTTCTTTGACGGAAAAGATGAGAACCTTGTCGACTGGTTGAGAGATTACACAACGAAACCTGATGCTGATGAGCAATTCATCCGCGGATTCTTAGGTAAGATGTTATTCTCTGGTGAAGAAGTATTGAAGAAGTGCTCAGTACTATCCGGAGGTGAGAAAATGCGTTGTATGTTCTCTCGTATGATGTTACAAGGAGCAAACTTCTTGATCTTCGACGAACCAACCAACCACTTAGACTTGGAATCCATTACCGCCTTAAACAACGGAATGAACGATTTCAAAGGATCGATGCTATTCACATCACGTGACCACGAATTAACACAAACTGTGGCAAACCGCATCATCGAACTTACTCCAAACGGAATCATCGACAAACTCATGTCATACGATGAATACATAAACTCCGACGCTGTAAAAGCACAACGCGAGCAAATGTATAAATAA
- a CDS encoding AAA family ATPase has translation MNIQDLIIKDKEPVNLNDVFLSEENRLQIQQLIKEQLYVDDLQQYGLPVNNKVLLFGSSGCGKTTTAKAIANAVERPLIVLNLSNIINSRIGETSQNIKQVFDRAIRDKAVLFLDEFDQIGKARGEDENDVGEMRRLVNTMIQLIDYLPEQVMLICATNHIDIIDFALIRRFQLKISFEMPSNEVLDAYYDKLLVRFPNELQQIERRYNISFAEAKDYTYTLVKAKLIAALEGRHQKIVD, from the coding sequence ATGAATATTCAAGACCTTATTATTAAGGATAAAGAACCAGTTAATTTAAATGATGTTTTCCTGAGCGAGGAAAACCGATTGCAGATCCAGCAATTGATTAAAGAACAATTATATGTTGATGACCTTCAACAATATGGCCTTCCGGTAAACAATAAGGTTTTGCTTTTCGGCAGCTCCGGCTGTGGGAAAACGACAACAGCTAAGGCTATAGCAAATGCTGTGGAAAGACCGTTGATCGTATTGAACCTAAGCAACATCATCAATTCTAGAATTGGGGAAACGTCCCAAAATATTAAGCAGGTATTCGATCGGGCGATTCGCGATAAAGCGGTATTATTTCTGGATGAATTTGATCAGATTGGAAAAGCTCGAGGCGAGGATGAGAACGATGTGGGTGAGATGCGCCGCTTGGTGAATACAATGATTCAGCTGATTGACTACTTGCCCGAGCAAGTGATGCTCATCTGTGCAACGAACCATATCGATATCATAGACTTTGCGCTGATCCGCCGTTTTCAATTGAAGATTAGTTTTGAAATGCCATCCAACGAAGTGTTAGATGCGTATTACGATAAGTTATTGGTTCGTTTTCCTAACGAGTTGCAACAAATAGAACGCCGGTATAACATCTCTTTTGCAGAAGCCAAAGATTACACCTATACGCTTGTAAAAGCGAAGTTAATTGCGGCGCTGGAGGGAAGGCATCAGAAAATTGTTGATTAG
- a CDS encoding GNAT family N-acetyltransferase, with protein sequence MAEIRGVIERYESQDYRILVDIWESAVKATHHFLKEEDFLFFKDAIPNEYLPHLEVYVFKEESILGFMAVNEHHLEMLFVDDAFRGRGIGKQLLNYAVEELGVKSVDVNEQNEQAVVFYQRHGFKVSSRTEQDSLGKDYPVLLLVIE encoded by the coding sequence TTGGCAGAAATTAGAGGGGTAATTGAGCGCTACGAGTCTCAGGATTATAGGATATTGGTTGATATTTGGGAATCTGCTGTAAAAGCTACCCATCATTTTTTGAAGGAAGAAGACTTTTTGTTTTTTAAAGACGCGATACCAAACGAATATCTGCCTCACTTAGAAGTTTATGTATTTAAAGAGGAGTCTATTCTCGGATTCATGGCTGTAAATGAACATCATTTGGAGATGCTATTCGTTGATGATGCTTTCCGCGGCCGCGGTATAGGCAAGCAATTGTTGAACTATGCTGTCGAGGAACTTGGCGTAAAGTCTGTAGATGTTAATGAGCAGAACGAACAGGCTGTTGTCTTCTATCAAAGGCATGGCTTTAAAGTATCATCGCGTACTGAGCAGGATTCCTTGGGAAAAGATTATCCGGTGCTTCTCTTAGTTATCGAGTAA
- a CDS encoding GNAT family N-acetyltransferase — MNVNLQPVLEHEQYLLLPLQADDFEELYAVASDPKVWEQHPNKDRWRRDVFTNFFEGALNSGGAFKVIDKDSMAVIGCTRFYDREPLDDSIHIGYTFYATNYWGSGANHAVKRMMLAYIFPYVSKVLFHIGAENLRSQISIERLGAIKIDEKEVAYYGEGIKKNFVYLIEKSNWQKLEG; from the coding sequence ATGAATGTTAACCTACAGCCTGTGCTAGAGCATGAGCAATATTTGCTGCTCCCATTACAAGCGGATGATTTCGAAGAACTATATGCAGTTGCTTCGGACCCTAAAGTTTGGGAGCAGCATCCTAATAAAGACCGTTGGCGTCGTGACGTATTCACGAATTTCTTTGAAGGCGCTTTAAATAGTGGAGGCGCGTTCAAAGTTATTGATAAAGATAGCATGGCGGTAATAGGCTGTACTCGATTTTACGACCGAGAACCACTGGATGATAGCATTCATATAGGCTACACATTCTACGCAACGAATTATTGGGGTTCGGGAGCCAATCATGCGGTCAAGCGCATGATGCTAGCTTACATCTTTCCTTATGTTTCGAAGGTACTTTTTCATATCGGTGCGGAAAACTTACGCTCGCAGATATCTATCGAGCGCTTGGGCGCAATTAAGATTGATGAGAAGGAAGTAGCCTATTACGGCGAGGGTATTAAAAAGAACTTCGTTTACTTAATTGAAAAAAGCAATTGGCAGAAATTAGAGGGGTAA